In one Niallia taxi genomic region, the following are encoded:
- a CDS encoding PTS lactose/cellobiose transporter subunit IIA, translated as MAENAMEMTGFTIISNAGMAKSLVMEALYAAKKGEYELAEQKLKESQNFFLISHKTHSTLIQREANGESLPFSLLFMHAEDQLMSAETTYELVKEMITMYKRIDIMEKGSVSR; from the coding sequence ATGGCAGAGAATGCAATGGAGATGACAGGCTTTACAATCATCAGCAATGCTGGAATGGCAAAAAGCCTTGTCATGGAGGCACTCTATGCAGCGAAAAAGGGAGAATACGAGCTGGCAGAACAAAAACTGAAAGAATCGCAAAACTTTTTCCTTATCAGCCACAAGACACATAGCACATTAATTCAAAGGGAAGCAAACGGTGAAAGCCTGCCGTTTTCCCTCCTCTTTATGCATGCAGAAGACCAGCTGATGAGTGCTGAGACAACCTATGAGCTTGTGAAGGAAATGATTACGATGTATAAGCGAATTGATATAATGGAAAAAGGCAGTGTCAGCAGATGA